In Hyphomicrobium denitrificans 1NES1, the genomic stretch CGAACGCGCTGCGGTTGCTGCGCTTTCACTCAGAGGCGTCTGCCGGCTCCTAAGAGAACCTCTGCAACAGCGGGGGCATGTAATGTCGCCATGTGCGACAGCGCCTTCAAAGACCGACCGATTGGTGACGGATCGAATTTTAAAAAGCCGCGCGCGACCATCTCGCGCTCCTTGGACGATCAACGGCAGGCTTCCATATCCGGATGCGATTATGTGCCGCGCGAACGCTAGACGAACTTGTGCGAGATCTGAGAGACCGGACGCGGCCGGAGCTGCTCCTGATGACGTTTTTATATCCGCAGAAGTCACGCGATGATTGAGCGTGATTACGTTTTCATCGCATCCTCATTCAGCGCTAATGCGCACGCCGCCTCAGCTCTTCGAAGATCGGCGGTCACATCTCGAACACCGGCACCGACCGGACGCGTCGCGAAGCGATAAGCGAGCGTGAGCCTCACTCTTGTTCACGGTCAGTCACATCAAGTTTGCGCGAGGCACGACAGATCACGAGATTCTTTTTATCCCATTCGTCGAGCCCTTGTAGGGGGTACAGCACCGACTTTCCCACTTTAACGAAAGGCGGCCCCACGCGCTGAGCACGCCAGTTTCTGAGGGTTCCCACAGAGATCTCGCCGCGGTAGCGTTCCGCTACTTCGTCAGCGGTAAGAAACTTGATATCAGCCATTTTACCTCGTCCCGCTGCCAGGATCGTCGAGTCGGTGTGAAGGATAATTTCGACCTCGAGCGAATGGGTTGAAAGCCGGTTCGGGGCGGCATGATTGACACCGATCCGTGCCTTCCCGTCACGCTAGGGCATGATGAGGAATGCCGTGTGCGCGAACGGGACAAAAGTAATTTCTGATGAGGAGAGGTTCGCCGGGTGGCGCCGGCTAAAAATCGGAGGGTTATTCGTTGTTCATCACTTCCCGGACTCTGTCGTCGGTTACTCTATCGTGTAATGCGACGGGGCTCGGGAGGGCTACGCCTCGCCCACCTCGAGCGCCACGTCCGAACCGCTGCGGCCTCTGTTCGTTTCACCATGAACCG encodes the following:
- a CDS encoding helix-turn-helix domain-containing protein; the encoded protein is MADIKFLTADEVAERYRGEISVGTLRNWRAQRVGPPFVKVGKSVLYPLQGLDEWDKKNLVICRASRKLDVTDREQE